The proteins below are encoded in one region of Bifidobacterium catenulatum DSM 16992 = JCM 1194 = LMG 11043:
- a CDS encoding class C sortase, whose amino-acid sequence MLTATALIISIPLIMRAEDNIQQAANVKAYAATIATTADTAIQESKRQAKLYNARLANRTEPQTDDPADSSTDSQTKHETPTQNPIEYNQQLVIPPSDIMATINYPKLGINLPIRHGTSEQALAIGAGHWVGTSLPIGGAGTHTVITAHRGLADKLMFTKLDQAREGDEFTITTLGETLTYQVQTIRTITPDDFTWINKRDNTADQATLMTCTPYGINTHRLLVTGTRIPNHDECPPETGCLTDGTLAITAFALTTVWAIIIVLARHSYNEMHDRRSIVPTSRTHRLQPRKTAARPNRHSPRHRRQVAGRPKRL is encoded by the coding sequence ATGCTCACCGCAACGGCACTCATCATCAGCATCCCCCTGATCATGCGCGCCGAAGACAACATCCAACAAGCAGCCAACGTCAAAGCGTACGCAGCCACCATCGCCACCACCGCAGACACGGCAATACAAGAAAGCAAACGGCAGGCGAAACTCTACAACGCACGCCTCGCCAACCGAACCGAACCCCAAACAGATGATCCGGCAGACAGCTCAACTGACAGCCAGACAAAACATGAAACCCCAACACAAAACCCCATCGAATACAATCAACAACTCGTCATCCCACCCAGCGACATCATGGCAACCATCAACTACCCAAAACTCGGAATCAACCTACCCATACGCCACGGAACAAGCGAACAAGCGCTCGCCATCGGCGCCGGACACTGGGTGGGAACATCCCTGCCGATCGGGGGAGCAGGAACCCACACCGTCATCACCGCACACCGAGGCCTCGCCGACAAACTCATGTTCACCAAACTCGACCAAGCCCGCGAAGGCGATGAATTCACCATCACCACCCTCGGTGAAACCCTCACCTACCAAGTGCAAACCATCCGCACCATCACCCCCGACGATTTCACTTGGATAAACAAGCGCGACAACACCGCCGATCAGGCCACGCTCATGACCTGCACCCCATACGGCATCAACACACACCGACTCCTCGTCACAGGAACACGCATCCCAAACCACGACGAATGCCCGCCCGAAACAGGCTGCCTCACCGACGGAACACTCGCCATCACAGCGTTCGCGCTCACCACCGTATGGGCAATCATTATCGTGCTCGCACGCCACAGTTACAATGAGATGCATGATCGACGAAGTATTGTTCCTACGTCACGGACGCACCGCCTACAACCTCGCAAGACGGCTGCAAGGCCAAATCGACATTCCCCTCGACATCGTCGGCAGGTGGCAGGCCGACCAAAGCGCTTATGA
- a CDS encoding histidine phosphatase family protein, whose product MQGQIDIPLDIVGRWQADQSAYELARTYYWAKVAHLADHNDELAQPAYEGAYFADLNEINEAPAASRRMFVVSSDLFRAQQTAHAIADLLGLDVALDPRLRERSFGEWEGMTREEILEQYAEDYHSWRAHTGGETKHGVESRQHTGQRGAQAIRSIIAEHAGDSAPTTLLAVGHGSWIVATVAVLLDMDPDDLNNLGAMRNAFWTRMSVNASRGPAEPDIWQWKLDAFNQGPAIAALTDWENGPKELRGPNMPLWKPIMQ is encoded by the coding sequence CTGCAAGGCCAAATCGACATTCCCCTCGACATCGTCGGCAGGTGGCAGGCCGACCAAAGCGCTTATGAACTCGCCAGAACATACTATTGGGCGAAAGTCGCGCACCTCGCTGACCATAATGACGAACTCGCCCAACCCGCGTACGAGGGCGCGTATTTCGCCGATCTCAACGAAATCAACGAGGCACCGGCCGCAAGCCGACGCATGTTCGTCGTGTCGTCAGACCTTTTCCGCGCCCAACAGACCGCCCACGCCATCGCCGACCTTCTCGGACTTGACGTAGCTCTCGACCCGCGTCTGCGCGAACGCAGCTTCGGCGAATGGGAGGGCATGACCCGTGAGGAGATTCTCGAACAGTACGCCGAAGACTACCATTCATGGCGCGCCCACACCGGAGGCGAAACCAAGCATGGCGTCGAAAGCCGTCAGCATACCGGCCAGCGTGGTGCCCAAGCCATCCGAAGCATCATCGCCGAGCATGCCGGCGATTCCGCGCCAACCACGCTGCTCGCCGTCGGCCACGGATCATGGATCGTGGCCACTGTCGCCGTATTGCTCGACATGGATCCGGATGATCTCAACAATCTCGGCGCCATGCGCAACGCCTTCTGGACGCGGATGAGCGTCAATGCAAGCCGTGGCCCCGCCGAACCTGACATATGGCAGTGGAAGCTCGACGCCTTCAACCAAGGCCCGGCCATCGCCGCGCTTACGGACTGGGAGAACGGTCCGAAGGAATTGCGCGGCCCGAACATGCCGTTGTGGAAGCCCATCATGCAGTGA